The Streptomyces sp. NBC_01298 genome contains the following window.
GCACCCCTCGCAGGCCAGGTTGCAGGCGTAGAGCGGTTCCAGCTCGACGATCAGCGGGAACTTCTCACGCTTGCGGAGCTTCTGTTCGAGCAGGTACGTCCCGACCCTGATGGTCTGTCGCAGTGGCATGGCCATCTGGCTCACCTCCTGGGGAGCAGCAAAGAACGGTGCCATTCGTAAAACGCGGGCAGTACGGCACGCAGTACGCGAAAGGCTGATATTCCCCCGCGAACGGTGCCGATACGGACGAGCTCATGCTCCGGAGCGTCCACGATCACCCGGACGGCCGCAACCGGACGGTCCGCGGCCCCCGGGACGCTCCCGCCCCGGGTCGCGGTCCAGAGGGTGGCGGCCGATTCCATGTCGACCCCGATGGCGCCGTCGGCGCGCAGCTGGGCGCGCTCCTGGCCCCGGACGACGTGGTCGGATCCGGTCAGTGCACCGAGGTGTACGGTCCGGCCGGGTACGGCCCGGGCCAGCGCCTCGGCGAGCAGGGCGGTACCGGCGCAGGCGACCGTGCCGCGCGGGTCCCGGGTCTCCTCGGCGACGATCAGGTCGCCGGGGCTCATGCCGGGCAGCAGCCCGGCGCAGAAGCCGGTGGCGAGCACGGCGGCGCCGTGCAGCCGCGGCTCGGCCAGTTTGCGGCCGACGGCGCGCTCGGCCGCGCGCGGGCCCATCCCCGTGCGCAGCACCTCGTGGCGTCCGGGCGCGCCGCTCTCCCGGACCCCGCGGTACGAGGTGCTGCGCAGGGCGGTCCGCTCGATGCGCAGGGCGCAGGCGATCAGCAGCGGCGGGGCGGCCCCGGCGGGTCGGCCGGTCATCGGGCCTCCCCGGGGGACGGGGCCGCGTGCGGGAGGGCGGTGGGGTCCGCGTACCGTCCGCCCGGGCCGAACGGTTCTCCGTACAGGTAGCGGCCCAGCGCGGTGAGCGGGAAGACCTGGCGGTACAGGTGGTAGTTGATGGAGAAGTCCCAGGGGAATCCGGTACCGGTGAAGTACGGCTCGTCCCAGGTGCCGTCGGGGCGCTGGGTGGAGACGAGGTAGCCGATCCCCCGCCGCACGGACGGCGCGTCGCGCTCCCCCGCCGACAGCAGGGCCATCAGCGCCCACGCCGTCTGCGAGGCGGTCGAGGCACCCTTCCCCGCCCAGGACGGGTCCTGGTAGGAGCGCTGGTCCTCGCCCCATCCGCCGTCCTCGTTCTGTACGGATTCCAGCCAGGCCACGGCGCGCCGGATCGCGGGGTGCGAGGGGGCGTAGCCGGCGGCGGTCAGCGCCGGGACCACCGAGCCGGTGCCGTAGACGTAGTTGGTGCCCCAGCGGCCGAACCAGCCGCCGTTGGGGTCCTGTTCGGCGAGGAGCCACGCGATGCCGCGCCGGGTGCGCGCGTCGCCCGCCCGGCCCTCGACGGCGAGCATCTCCACGACGTGGGCGGTGACGTCGGCCGAGGGCGGGTCGATGACCTCGCCGAAGTCGCAGAAGGGCAGCTTGTTGGGGAAGGGGCTGGTGTTGTCGGCGTCGAAGGCGCCCCAGGCGCCGTTCTTCGACTGCATGCCGAGGTTCCAGGACACTCCCCTGGCGATGGCCCCCTCCATCCGCGCCCGGTCGGGGTGTTGGATGCGGCGCAGGGCCAGGACGACTTCGGCGGTGTCGTCGATGTCGGGGTAGTTGTCGTTGTGGAACTCGAACGCCCAGCCGCCCGGGGCCAGTTGGGGCCTGCGCACGGCCCAGTCCCCGCTGCGCACGATCTCCTCGCCGAGCATCCAGTCGGCGGCCTTGACCAGGGCGGGGTGGTCGGAGGGCAGTCCCGCGTCGGCCAGCGCGATCGCCGCCAGGCAGGTGTCCCACACCGGGGACTGGCAGGCCTCGATCATGCGGGCGCCGTCCGCGCGCCAGACGGCGAAGCGGTCCAGGGACTCCAGTCCGGCGCGCATCACGGGGTGGCGCAGGTCGTAGCCGAGCAGGTGCAGGGCGATGACGGAGTACACGGCCGGCGGCTGGATGCCGCCCCAGCAGCCGTCGTTCTCCTGCCGTTCCACGATCCAGCGCCCGGCGCTGGCCATGGCCGCCGCGCGCAGCCGGCGCGGGGCGAACCGGCGGTAGACGTGCAGGGCCTTGTCCATGCGCTGGAATGCGCCGTCCCAACTGGCCAGCGGGGCCAGCTTCTTGGCGGGGTACGGGGTCCGCGCGTCGGTGTGCAGCTCGTCCAGTGCGAAGGGGCCCGGGCGGACCGGGCGCAGGGCGGAGACCACGGTGAGGGGGACGATCGTCTGC
Protein-coding sequences here:
- a CDS encoding phosphorylase family protein encodes the protein MTGRPAGAAPPLLIACALRIERTALRSTSYRGVRESGAPGRHEVLRTGMGPRAAERAVGRKLAEPRLHGAAVLATGFCAGLLPGMSPGDLIVAEETRDPRGTVACAGTALLAEALARAVPGRTVHLGALTGSDHVVRGQERAQLRADGAIGVDMESAATLWTATRGGSVPGAADRPVAAVRVIVDAPEHELVRIGTVRGGISAFRVLRAVLPAFYEWHRSLLLPRR
- the shc gene encoding squalene--hopene cyclase, producing the protein MTATTNGGAHACGADPNEPGPGPGGGPPGPAPGAGPDPGPDPGSAGPRGVREAADRAVRDLLERQDEAGWWKGDLETNVTMDAEDLLLRQFLGIGDEATTRAAALFIRGEQRDDGTWATFHGGPCDLSATIEAYVALRLAGDAPDAPHMARASAWIRANGGVAGARVFTRIWLALFGWWSWDHLPELPPELLFLPPWVPLNIYDFGCWARQTIVPLTVVSALRPVRPGPFALDELHTDARTPYPAKKLAPLASWDGAFQRMDKALHVYRRFAPRRLRAAAMASAGRWIVERQENDGCWGGIQPPAVYSVIALHLLGYDLRHPVMRAGLESLDRFAVWRADGARMIEACQSPVWDTCLAAIALADAGLPSDHPALVKAADWMLGEEIVRSGDWAVRRPQLAPGGWAFEFHNDNYPDIDDTAEVVLALRRIQHPDRARMEGAIARGVSWNLGMQSKNGAWGAFDADNTSPFPNKLPFCDFGEVIDPPSADVTAHVVEMLAVEGRAGDARTRRGIAWLLAEQDPNGGWFGRWGTNYVYGTGSVVPALTAAGYAPSHPAIRRAVAWLESVQNEDGGWGEDQRSYQDPSWAGKGASTASQTAWALMALLSAGERDAPSVRRGIGYLVSTQRPDGTWDEPYFTGTGFPWDFSINYHLYRQVFPLTALGRYLYGEPFGPGGRYADPTALPHAAPSPGEAR